A single region of the Epinephelus moara isolate mb chromosome 12, YSFRI_EMoa_1.0, whole genome shotgun sequence genome encodes:
- the LOC126398465 gene encoding cathepsin B-like isoform X2: protein MRSLALISVLVTVSVTWAWPHHPHASSEMINLINKANTTWTAGENFHNIDISYVKGLCGTILNGPKLPEVVHSTEGIKLPDSFDPRQEWPNCPTIKQIRDQGSCGSCWAFGAVEAISDRICIHSGGKISVEISAEDLLSCCDDCGMGCFGGYPEAAWEFWAKKGLVTGGLYGTNVGCRPYSIAPCEHHVNGTRPPCQGEQDTPKCTEQCIDGYSPSYQKDKHFGRRTYTVPAKQEQIMTELYKNGPVEAAFSVYADFLLYKTGVYQHVTGEMLGGHAIKILGWGEEKGTPYWLAANSWNSDWGDKGFFKIKRGNDECGIESEVVTGIPLN, encoded by the exons ATGCGTTCCCTGGCTCTCATTTCTGTACTCGTGACAGTCTCTGTCACCTGGGCTTGGCCTCACCACCCTCATGCCTCCTCAGAGATGATCAACCTTATTAACAAAGCCAACACCACCTGGACG GCCGGGGAGAACTTCCACAACATTGATATCAGCTATGTGAAGGGACTGTGTGGAACCATACTGAATGGACCCAAGCTGCCAGAGGT GGTTCACAGTACGGAAGGCATAAAGCTGCCAGACAGCTTTGACCCACGCCAGGAGTGGCCCAACTGTCCCACAATCAAACAGATCAGAGACCAGGGATCCTGTGGGTCCTGCTGG GCCTTTGGGGCAGTTGAGGCGATATCCGACAGGATATGTATCCACAGCGGTGGTAAGATCTCTGTGGAGATCTCTGCTGAAGATCTGCTCTCCTGCTGTGATGACTGTGGCATGGG CTGTTTTGGTGGTTATCCCGAAGCTGCTTGGGAGTTCTGGGCAAAGAAAGGACTGGTGACAGGAGGCCTGTATGGAACCAATGTTG GCTGCCGACCCTACAGCATTGCTCCCTGTGAGCATCACGTGAATGGGACTCGTCCTCCGTGCCAGGGTGAACAGGACACTCCTAAGTGTACGGAGCAGTGCATTGATGGATACTCACCATCCTATCAGAAGGACAAACACTTTG GTAGACGCACATACACTGTCCCGGCCAAACAGGAGCAGATCATGACTGAGCTGTATAAGAACGGGCCTGTGGAGGCAGCCTTCTCTGTATATGCAGATTTTCTGCTGTACAAGACTG GTGTGTACCAGCATGTGACAGGGGAAATGCTGGGCGGTCATGCCATCAAGATCCTCGGCTGGGGAGAGGAGAAGGGGACACCCTACTGGCTGGCTGCGAACTCCTGGAACAGTGACTGGGGAGATAAAG GTTTCTTCAAAATCAAGCGTGGTAATGACGAGTGTGGCATTGAGTCAGAGGTGGTCACAGGAATCCCACTCAACTAG
- the fdft1 gene encoding squalene synthase isoform X2, which produces MDILKSLGHPEEIFNLFKFKMGGCRAVMPKLDYEAMTESLRTCYLYLNQTSRSFAAVIQALDGELRHAVCIFYLVLRALDTVEDDMTIPLDKKVPMLNDFHTYLYQDEWCFTESQEKDRQVLADFPTISLEFRNLAQEYRDVISDICHRMGVGMAEFLEKKVGSMKEWDLYCHYVAGLVGIGLSQLFSASQLEDPEVGRDTELANSMGLFLQKTNIIRDYLEDTQEGRAFWPQEAWSQFANQLEDLAQPEKLESALSCLNMLVTDALRHVPDVIAYLSRLRNQSVFNFCAIPQVMAIATLSTCYNNPMVFQGVVKIRKGQAVTLMMEATNMTAVQTIISQYSQEILQKVSLTDPSRDKTLHILAVIQEKSALSQSSLPSRTPHLSPMYLSAAMLLAALSWQYLSTTAAQAQGTGDMQGQ; this is translated from the exons ATGGACATCCTGAAGTCACTGGGCCACCCGGAGGAGATATTCAACCTGTTTAAGTTTAAAATGGGAGGCTGCAGAGCCGTCATGCCAAAGTTGGACTAC GAGGCCATGACGGAGAGTCTGCGGACCTGCTATCTGTACCTGAACCAGACCAGCAGGAGCTTTGCAGCTGTGATCCAGGCGCTGGACGGGGAGCTGAG ACATGCCGTTTGTATTTTCTACCTGGTGCTGCGAGCACTGGACACAGTGGAGGACGACATGACCATCCCTCTGGATAAGAAGGTTCCCATGCTGAACGACTTCCACACCTACCTGTACCAGGATGAGTGGTGCTTCACAGAGAGCCAGGAGAAGGACCGACAGGTTCTGGCAGATTTCCCCACG ATATCACTGGAATTCAGAAACCTGGCTCAGGAATACAGAGACGTTATCTCAGATATCTGCCACCGTATGGGAGTCGGAATGGCTGAATTCCTGGAAAAGAAAGTGGGATCCATGAAGGAATGGGACCTG TATTGTCACTACGTGGCGGGGCTGGTGGGTATCGGTCTGTCCCAGCTGTTCTCTGCGTCCCagctggaggaccccgaggtgggGCGCGACACCGAGCTGGCCAACTCCATGGGCCTGTTCCTCCAGAAGACCAACATCATCCGAGACTATCTGGAGGACACGCAAGAGGGACGTGCCTTCTGGCCACAAGAG GCTTGGAGTCAGTTTGCCAATCAGCTGGAGGACTTGGCTCAGCCTGAGAAGCTGGAGTCGGCTCTCTCCTGCCTCAATATGCTGGTCACTGATGCTCTGCGACACGTACCGGATGTTATCGCCTACCTGTCCCGCCTGCGCAACCAGAGCGTCTTCAATTTCTGTGCCATTCCACAG GTGATGGCAATAGCTACACTGTCGACGTGCTACAACAACCCCATGGTGTTCCAGGGAGTGGTGAAGATCAGAAAGGGACAGGCAGTCACACTCATGATGGAAGCCACCAACATGACAGCTGTGCAGACCATCATCTCCCAGTACAGCCAGGAG atTCTACAGAAGGTCTCCCTCACGGACCCGTCGCGGGACAAGACCCTGCACATCCTAGCTGTGATCCAAGAGAAGTCTGCCCTGTCACAGTCCAGCCTCCCCTCCAGGACCCCCCACCTGTCGCCCATGTACCTGTCTGCTGCCATGCTGCTCGCTGCTCTCAGCTGGCAGTACCTCAGCACCACCGCAGCACAGGCACAGGGCACCGGAGACATGCAGGGACAGTGA
- the LOC126398458 gene encoding uncharacterized protein LOC126398458 produces the protein MDLPMLSRKRPLFNGYEKEPPLCKKKCLATLKTLLDRYETDRDTEHARLKTRCGPPCTSDTCVNGGTKHLTHTERFFNQISSWADTQSSVNKVLEHLKSRQVTDDILLDDSINKKFLEFHSDITEECGAEDKQHSWAVIEKQEEVVMYGPYYPNYNNGEHSEDIIIKQTQELLESEDVSENWKVYVFTMNSPCLARNSDPCMLNLVHRAQEWWSVYGVKTYIGYVKCWGFKGSKENLFRDINYSQVECIDLAEDYESYVKAAQKSNLNPLCETLFLAVKRHLRSASLINTVQGQDWKSYFKSMHSIYESKPEEERKILALEASAMIKAAQALLSERSGSFEQNFDKGRTFDHTFSSQVSDAIQDQIRLTFQQCWREMIQDKHAEFIREKLTEDFNQCTVQLFIKDIVTFTKEYLDIGRIQFPEEAPR, from the exons ATGGATCTTCCCAT GTTGAGCCGTAAACGACCTCTGTTCAATGGATATGAAAAGGAGCCTCCGCTGTgcaaaaagaaatgtttggCCACTCTGAAAACTCTGCTGGACAGATATGAgactgacagagacacagaacatGCCAGACTGAA GACGAGGTGCGGTCCCCCCTGCACATCTGACACCTGTGTGAATGGCGGGACAAAACACCTGACTCACACTGAGCGCTTCTTCAATCAGATCTCATCCTGGGCTGACACACAATCCTCTGTGAATAAAGTACTGGAGCATCTCAAGTCCAGACAAGTAACCGATGACATTTTACTCGATGACTCAATCAACAAGAAATTTCTGGAgtttcacagtgacatcactgaggAATGTGGCGCAGAAGATAAGCAGCATTCGTGGGCTGTTATTGAGAAACAGGAAGAGGTTGTCATGTATGGACCATATTATCCTAATTACAACAACGGAGAGCACAGCGAGGACATCATTATTAAACAAACCCAGGAGCTGCTGGAGTCAGAGGATGTGTCAGAGAACTGGAAGGTGTATGTTTTCACCATGAACAGCCCGTGTTTGGCTAGAAACTCAGATCCCTGCATGCTTAACCTGGTTCACAGAGCTCAGGAGTGGTGGAGCGTGTATGGAGTTAAGACTTATATTGGTTATGTGAAATGCTGGGGCTTCAAAGGAAGTAAAGAGAATCTGTTCAGGGATATTAACTACAGCCAAGTAGAGTGTATAGATCTGGCTGAGGACTATGAGAGCTATGTTAAAGCTGCTCAAAAGTCTAATCTTAATCCTTTATGTGAAACTCTGTTTCTAGCTGTTAAACGCCACCTGAGATCTGCAAGTTTGATAAACACTGTGCAGGGTCAGGACTGGAagagttactttaaaagtatgCATAGTATTTATGAAAGCAAAccagaagaggagagaaaaatctTAGCACTGGAGGCGAGCGCCATGATCAAAGCTGCACAAGCTCTGCTTTCAGAAAGAAGTGGAAGCTTTGAGCAAAACTTCGATAAAGGACGCACATTTGATCACACCTTTAGTTCCCAAGTATCAGACGCCATCCAGGACCAGATTAGACTCACATTTCAACAGTGTTGGAGGGAGATGATACAGGACAAACATGCCGAGTTCATCAGGGAGAAGCTGACTGAAGACTTCAATCAATGCACCGTCCAGCTTTTCATCAAAGACATTGTCACGTTCACAAAAGAGTACTTAGACATTGGAAGGATACAGTTTCCAGAGGAAGCTCCGAGATGA
- the LOC126398465 gene encoding cathepsin B-like isoform X1 — MRPRMRSLALISVLVTVSVTWAWPHHPHASSEMINLINKANTTWTAGENFHNIDISYVKGLCGTILNGPKLPEVVHSTEGIKLPDSFDPRQEWPNCPTIKQIRDQGSCGSCWAFGAVEAISDRICIHSGGKISVEISAEDLLSCCDDCGMGCFGGYPEAAWEFWAKKGLVTGGLYGTNVGCRPYSIAPCEHHVNGTRPPCQGEQDTPKCTEQCIDGYSPSYQKDKHFGRRTYTVPAKQEQIMTELYKNGPVEAAFSVYADFLLYKTGVYQHVTGEMLGGHAIKILGWGEEKGTPYWLAANSWNSDWGDKGFFKIKRGNDECGIESEVVTGIPLN, encoded by the exons ATGAGGCCCAG GATGCGTTCCCTGGCTCTCATTTCTGTACTCGTGACAGTCTCTGTCACCTGGGCTTGGCCTCACCACCCTCATGCCTCCTCAGAGATGATCAACCTTATTAACAAAGCCAACACCACCTGGACG GCCGGGGAGAACTTCCACAACATTGATATCAGCTATGTGAAGGGACTGTGTGGAACCATACTGAATGGACCCAAGCTGCCAGAGGT GGTTCACAGTACGGAAGGCATAAAGCTGCCAGACAGCTTTGACCCACGCCAGGAGTGGCCCAACTGTCCCACAATCAAACAGATCAGAGACCAGGGATCCTGTGGGTCCTGCTGG GCCTTTGGGGCAGTTGAGGCGATATCCGACAGGATATGTATCCACAGCGGTGGTAAGATCTCTGTGGAGATCTCTGCTGAAGATCTGCTCTCCTGCTGTGATGACTGTGGCATGGG CTGTTTTGGTGGTTATCCCGAAGCTGCTTGGGAGTTCTGGGCAAAGAAAGGACTGGTGACAGGAGGCCTGTATGGAACCAATGTTG GCTGCCGACCCTACAGCATTGCTCCCTGTGAGCATCACGTGAATGGGACTCGTCCTCCGTGCCAGGGTGAACAGGACACTCCTAAGTGTACGGAGCAGTGCATTGATGGATACTCACCATCCTATCAGAAGGACAAACACTTTG GTAGACGCACATACACTGTCCCGGCCAAACAGGAGCAGATCATGACTGAGCTGTATAAGAACGGGCCTGTGGAGGCAGCCTTCTCTGTATATGCAGATTTTCTGCTGTACAAGACTG GTGTGTACCAGCATGTGACAGGGGAAATGCTGGGCGGTCATGCCATCAAGATCCTCGGCTGGGGAGAGGAGAAGGGGACACCCTACTGGCTGGCTGCGAACTCCTGGAACAGTGACTGGGGAGATAAAG GTTTCTTCAAAATCAAGCGTGGTAATGACGAGTGTGGCATTGAGTCAGAGGTGGTCACAGGAATCCCACTCAACTAG
- the fdft1 gene encoding squalene synthase isoform X1, giving the protein MAGACCKCPVSLSVFKRSFSVAPRGSGSAPRCLLPGRRLGERGLQEAARPSSVFRPAGFYRHTTFFCLSCQEAMTESLRTCYLYLNQTSRSFAAVIQALDGELRHAVCIFYLVLRALDTVEDDMTIPLDKKVPMLNDFHTYLYQDEWCFTESQEKDRQVLADFPTISLEFRNLAQEYRDVISDICHRMGVGMAEFLEKKVGSMKEWDLYCHYVAGLVGIGLSQLFSASQLEDPEVGRDTELANSMGLFLQKTNIIRDYLEDTQEGRAFWPQEAWSQFANQLEDLAQPEKLESALSCLNMLVTDALRHVPDVIAYLSRLRNQSVFNFCAIPQVMAIATLSTCYNNPMVFQGVVKIRKGQAVTLMMEATNMTAVQTIISQYSQEILQKVSLTDPSRDKTLHILAVIQEKSALSQSSLPSRTPHLSPMYLSAAMLLAALSWQYLSTTAAQAQGTGDMQGQ; this is encoded by the exons ATGGCCGGAGCATGCTGCAAGTGTCCAGTCTCTCTGTCCGTGTTCAAGCGCTCTTTCTCGGTGGCGCCGCGGGGCAGCGGGTCCGCTCCTCGGTGCCTCCTGCCGGGCCGGAGGCTGGGGGAGCGGGGCCTTCAGGAGGCCGCCCGACCCTCCAGCGTCTTCAGACCTGCAGGCTTTTACCGACACACGaccttcttctgtctctcctgccaGGAGGCCATGACGGAGAGTCTGCGGACCTGCTATCTGTACCTGAACCAGACCAGCAGGAGCTTTGCAGCTGTGATCCAGGCGCTGGACGGGGAGCTGAG ACATGCCGTTTGTATTTTCTACCTGGTGCTGCGAGCACTGGACACAGTGGAGGACGACATGACCATCCCTCTGGATAAGAAGGTTCCCATGCTGAACGACTTCCACACCTACCTGTACCAGGATGAGTGGTGCTTCACAGAGAGCCAGGAGAAGGACCGACAGGTTCTGGCAGATTTCCCCACG ATATCACTGGAATTCAGAAACCTGGCTCAGGAATACAGAGACGTTATCTCAGATATCTGCCACCGTATGGGAGTCGGAATGGCTGAATTCCTGGAAAAGAAAGTGGGATCCATGAAGGAATGGGACCTG TATTGTCACTACGTGGCGGGGCTGGTGGGTATCGGTCTGTCCCAGCTGTTCTCTGCGTCCCagctggaggaccccgaggtgggGCGCGACACCGAGCTGGCCAACTCCATGGGCCTGTTCCTCCAGAAGACCAACATCATCCGAGACTATCTGGAGGACACGCAAGAGGGACGTGCCTTCTGGCCACAAGAG GCTTGGAGTCAGTTTGCCAATCAGCTGGAGGACTTGGCTCAGCCTGAGAAGCTGGAGTCGGCTCTCTCCTGCCTCAATATGCTGGTCACTGATGCTCTGCGACACGTACCGGATGTTATCGCCTACCTGTCCCGCCTGCGCAACCAGAGCGTCTTCAATTTCTGTGCCATTCCACAG GTGATGGCAATAGCTACACTGTCGACGTGCTACAACAACCCCATGGTGTTCCAGGGAGTGGTGAAGATCAGAAAGGGACAGGCAGTCACACTCATGATGGAAGCCACCAACATGACAGCTGTGCAGACCATCATCTCCCAGTACAGCCAGGAG atTCTACAGAAGGTCTCCCTCACGGACCCGTCGCGGGACAAGACCCTGCACATCCTAGCTGTGATCCAAGAGAAGTCTGCCCTGTCACAGTCCAGCCTCCCCTCCAGGACCCCCCACCTGTCGCCCATGTACCTGTCTGCTGCCATGCTGCTCGCTGCTCTCAGCTGGCAGTACCTCAGCACCACCGCAGCACAGGCACAGGGCACCGGAGACATGCAGGGACAGTGA